Proteins encoded in a region of the Triticum dicoccoides isolate Atlit2015 ecotype Zavitan chromosome 3A, WEW_v2.0, whole genome shotgun sequence genome:
- the LOC119270464 gene encoding BTB/POZ domain and ankyrin repeat-containing protein NPR5-like → MDDTLKSLSMDYLNLLINGQAFSDVTFSVEGRLVHAHRCILAARSLFFRKFFCGAAADQAAAAAAAGSPGAVLMDHLSPRSPSGASASSPRGAGGSGSGSASAAAMAPGAVIPVNSVSYEVFLLLLQFLYSGQVSLVPQKGEPRPGCGERGCWHTHCAAAVDLALDTLAVARSFGVEELAVLTQKQLAGMVEKASIEDVMKVLMASRKQDLHQLWNTCSHLVAKSGLPPEVLAKHLPLDVVAKIDDLRLKSSMSRRSPFLAHHQQHQQHHHQGSVIEASAAELNDHNKIRRMRRALDSSDVELVKLMVMGEGLNLDEALALHYAVENCSREVVKALLELGAADVNHPAGPAGKTPLHVAAEMVCPDMVAVLLDHHADPNVRTVDGVTPLDILRTLTSDFLFKGAVPGLTHIEPNKLRLCLELVQSAAMVMSREDAAGNAPVPMYSDHHPGAGGGGVYSSSGGASTSMNLSLDNRMVYLNLGMDVMNHGDGGGDDGGSRSGQGGPSSLFSPHGFP, encoded by the exons ATGGACGACACCCTCAAGTCGCTGTCCATGGACTACCTCAACCTGCTCATCAACGGCCAGGCCTTCAGCGACGTGACCTTCAGCGTGGAGGGCCGCCTGGTGCACGCGCACCGCTGCATCCTCGCCGCGCGCAGCCTCTTCTTCCGCAAGTTCTTCTGCGGCGCCGCCGCGGACcaggccgccgccgcagccgctgcCGGCTCCCCCGGCGCGGTGCTCATGGACCACCTCAGCCCGCGTTCCCCCTCCGGTGCATCCGCCTCTTCCCCGCGCGGCGCCGGAGGCTCCGGTTCCGGCTCGGCCTCCGCAGCGGCGATGGCGCCCGGCGCCGTGATACCGGTCAACTCGGTGAGCTACGAGGTGTTCCTGCTGCTGCTCCAGTTCCTGTACAGCGGGCAGGTGTCGCTGGTGCCGCAGAAGGGGGAGCCGAGGCCCGGGTGCGGCGAGCGCGGCTGCTGGCACACCCACTGCGCTGCCGCCGTCGACTTGGCCCTCGACACCCTCGCCGTCGCCCGCTCCTTCGGCGTCGAGGAGCTCGCCGTCCTCACCCAG AAGCAGCTGGCGGGCATGGTGGAGAAGGCGTCCATCGAGGACGTGATGAAGGTGCTCATGGCGTCGCGCAAGCAGGACCTGCACCAGCTCTGGAACACCTGCTCCCACCTCGTCGCCAAGTCCGGCCTCCCGCCGGAGGTGCTCGCCAAGCACCTCCCCCTCGACGTCGTCGCCAAGATCGATGACCTGCGCCTCAAGTCCTCCATGTCCCGCCGCTCCCCCTTCCTCGCCCACCACCAGCAGCAccagcagcaccaccaccagggCTCCGTCATCGAGGCCTCCGCGGCCGAGCTCAACGACCACAACAAGATCCGCCGGATGCGCCGCGCGCTCGACTCCTCCGACGTCGAGCTCGTCAAGCTCATGGTCATGGGGGAGGGGCTCAACCTCGACGAGGCACTCGCGCTGCACTACGCCGTCGAGAACTGTAGCCGGGAAGTGGTCAAGGCGTTGCTGGAGCTGGGCGCCGCTGACGTCAACCACCCGGCTGGGCCCGCCGGGAAGACGCCGCTGCACGTCGCGGCCGAGATGGTCTGCCCGGACATGGTGGCCGTGCTCCTCGACCACCACGCCGACCCCAACGTGCGCACCGTCGACGGGGTCACACCGCTCGACATCCTCCGTACGCTCACCTCCGACTTCCTCTTCAAGGGCGCCGTGCCGGGGCTCACCCACATCGAGCCAAACAAGCTCCGACTGTGCCTCGAGCTCGTGCAGTCGGCGGCCATGGTCATGTCCAGGGAGGACGCGGCCGGCAATGCGCCGGTGCCCATGTACAGCGACCACCATccaggcgcgggcggcggtggcgtgTACAGCAGCAGCGGTGGCGCGAGCACGAGCATGAACCTGAGCTTGGACAACAGGATGGTGTATCTCAACCTAGGGATGGACGTGATGAACCatggcgacggcggtggcgacgacgGCGGGAGCAGATCAGGGCAAGGAGGCCCCTCTTCGTTGTTCTCCCCGCATGGCTTCCCATGA
- the LOC119270465 gene encoding cysteine-rich and transmembrane domain-containing protein WIH1-like: protein MENNRSNQQAPPPPPGYPTAAAEQGQAGGKKGGRASTKSRGEKGFIEGCLAALCCCWICEMCCD, encoded by the exons ATGGAGAACAACAGGAGCAACCAGcaggctcctccaccaccgccag GGTACCCAACGGCGGCTGCGGAGCAAGGCCAAGCGGGCGGGAAGAAGGGGGGCCGGGCGAGCACCAAATCCAGGGGCGAGAAGGGCTTCATCGAGGGGTG CCTGGCGGCGCTGTGCTGCTGCTGGATCTGCGAGATGTGCTGCGACTAA